In Brienomyrus brachyistius isolate T26 chromosome 14, BBRACH_0.4, whole genome shotgun sequence, the following proteins share a genomic window:
- the LOC125707707 gene encoding galectin-3-like isoform X3, which produces MTDPEQSFAGPPLTVPYDTNIPRGCYDQLLITITGQFNPDANVFTVDICRGSDIAMHMKLHFSDDGGQNIVRNSMVSGEWGTEERELSCLPFARGNPFELKILCTSNEFKVTGNGDYLFEYKHRIQELDSINHLGIYNDVTLTGVSMDTLP; this is translated from the exons ATGACAGACCCCGAGCAATCATTCGCTGGCCCACCACTG ACTGTGCCGTATGACACCAACATTCCGAGGGGATGCTACGACCAGCTGCTCATCACCATTACCGGGCAGTTCAACCCTGACGCCAATGT GTTCACGGTGGACATTTGCCGCGGCAGCGACATCGCCATGCACATGAAGTTGCATTTCAGCGATGACGGCGGGCAGAACATCGTACGTAACTCCATGGTGTCCGGCGAGTGGGGCACCGAGGAGCGAGAGCTCAGCTGCCTCCCTTTTGCCCGTGGTAATCCCTTTGAG CTGAAGATCCTGTGCACCAGTAATGAATTCAAGGTGACGGGGAACGGCGATTACCTGTTCGAGTACAAGCATCGCATCCAGGAGCTCGACTCCATCAATCATCTTGGCATCTATAACGATGTCACTCTCACCGGTGTCAGCATGGACACCTTGCCTTAA